A stretch of Rhinoderma darwinii isolate aRhiDar2 chromosome 4, aRhiDar2.hap1, whole genome shotgun sequence DNA encodes these proteins:
- the OTOR gene encoding otoraplin, whose amino-acid sequence MSLVVYFVVIFLCLGFMDHEANGAFMQKLAKKKLCSDDECVYAISFGKAVDDYNAPDCRFIDIKKGDLVYVYTKLVKDADDAGEFWSGSVYSDQYRDQMGLVGYFPSNLISELNVYRDTLQEFPTTAIDFYCD is encoded by the exons ATGTCTCTGGTTGTTTATTTTGTGGTCATATTCTTATGTCTTGGATTTATGGATCACGAGGCAAATGGAGCTTTCATGCAGAAGTTGGCAAAGAAGAAACTTTGTTCTGATGATGAATGTGTTT atGCTATATCCTTTGGGAAGGCTGTGGATGATTACAATGCTCCAGACTGCAGATTTATAGACATCAAGAAAGGCGATCTGGTCTATGTCTATACTAAGCTAGTAAAGGACGCTGATGATGCAGGAGAGTTCTGGTCTGGAAGT GTTTATAGTGACCAATACAGGGATCAGATGGGACTCGTTGGTTATTTTCCAAGCAATCTCATCAGCGAATTGAATGTCTACCGGGATACTCTTCAAGAATTTCCCACAACA GCTATCGATTTCTACTGTGATTAA